CTTCGACGGGGGGAAGCGTCGACGGGGCGACGGGGCGATGGGGCGAAAAGGCGCTCATGCGCACATgcgtacatgcacatgcatatattcGCATCTGCGTACCTGCGTACGTGCGTACTTGCCTACTTCCGCACGTGCTTACTCCCCTACGTGCACACGTGTGTACTCGCGCCCCTCCCCTGAGTGGGAGCTTCCCTCGGTTTGTCCGCCGTGGCCCCCCGGCGCTCGGCCATCTTACcgtaaaaaggggagcggcCTGTGGGAAGAAGAGCCGCACGGGGGGCAAATGACATAAATGACTCCCAGTGGGCCGCACCTGGGACTATTTTCCCGCCGTCCGTTCGGTCGATTCAAAGTCATCCGCGTCATCCGCGTCATCCGCGTCATCTGCATCATTGCTTTTTAAGTTCCCTTTGTTTTCTACTCCTATcaacttcttttctttttcttttcttttccttttttttcttttttttttctttttttcttttttcccactcGGTGTGCCCCTTCACACCCCGCCACGCGGAGCGAACGCTGAGGAGGCGCGTGTAGAAGTGGAACCCGCCGCGGGGAAGTCGCTTCCACCGGGAAAACCCCCCCCTGGGCGCAGGACCGGAGAGGCAGTCGAGGAGGAAGCCAAGGAGGAAGCGAAGGAGGCAGTCGAGAAGGTCGCCAAGAAGGCAGTCGAGAGGGTCCCCTCGAAAGCAGTAACTGCCCTACGAACCGCTAACAGCCGCTACCCACCGCTGCGCCCCGCACGCGATGATAACCAAAACGAACGACTCGGGGTACTTCCGCATCCTGGGGGACGTGCGCAACTACCCCACGCAGCCGGCCTTCAGAATTGAAGATGTGTTCCCCTTCTGCGCCTGGATCAGCTTCCAGTGGTGAGTCGAGGAGCAGCGGTAGAGGGGTGACGGCGCAATGGCGCGGGGGTCTGGAAGGGGCCCCTCCCAAGCAGTCTGCAACTTCCATTTCCACTctacaccgcttccccccatttaccgcttccccccattcaccgctcccccccgcagggagCGCAACTTCAAGCCGTTCGGATTCATCGAGCTGGTGCACGGCAAGTACCTGGCGTGCCCCCTCATCGTGGTGCTGTACCTCCTCATGTGCAAGTACGGCCCGGCCAGCATGAAGAACAGAAAAGAATTTGATCTGCGCCGAGTGGTCATCGTGTGGAACGTCCTCCTCTCCCTCTTTAACCTAATCGTCGTAGTGAAGCTAACCCCAGTGCTGCTCTACATCATCTGCAACTACACCTTTACGGGCTTGCTCATCATCCCACCCATATACACCTACGCCTTTGGCATCCCCGGACTCTGGGTGTCTCTCTTTGTTCTATCCAAATTCGTCGAGCTAGCAGACACGCTGCTGTTAATTttaaggaagaagaaggtgaCTCTCCTCCACTGGTTTCACCACTCAACCGTCTTGCTCTACACATGGGACACCTACTACGCAGAAGTGCCCGCGGGATTTACCTTCGTCTTCATCAACGCGATTGTGCACACGATTATGTAT
Above is a genomic segment from Plasmodium vivax chromosome 2, whole genome shotgun sequence containing:
- a CDS encoding elongation of very long chain fatty acids protein 3, putative (encoded by transcript PVX_081320A), with the protein product MITKTNDSGYFRILGDVRNYPTQPAFRIEDVFPFCAWISFQWERNFKPFGFIELVHGKYLACPLIVVLYLLMCKYGPASMKNRKEFDLRRVVIVWNVLLSLFNLIVVVKLTPVLLYIICNYTFTGLLIIPPIYTYAFGIPGLWVSLFVLSKFVELADTLLLILRKKKVTLLHWFHHSTVLLYTWDTYYAEVPAGFTFVFINAIVHTIMYCYYAMASVYKKPLSWNICVTLLQILQMLLGILLTVYCLSITYTYRFSSYWDLRSVRKLQHKFSFDYGHYVSRTNVFYAVLMYLSYLFLFAKYFYGRYLCAPPGKQKPA